The following DNA comes from Candidatus Cloacimonadota bacterium.
TGCGCGGTTCCTTCATCATGGCATCCACTTTGTAGCGGTTTTTCAGCTTTCTGAGCACCAACTGCAGTTGCTGTTCGCCCATGCCGGAGATCACGTTTTCGTGGGTTTCCAGGTTCAGGTCGAACCTGATGGTGGGGTCTTCCGCGATCACGCGCTGCAGGCTGCTGCCGATCTTGTCTTCGTCGCTCTGGTTGGCGGCGCGGATCATCTGCCAGTAGGTGGCGGTGGGAAGTTCCGGCACCGGCAGGCTCATATCGCTGCCCAGGGCCACGATTGTATTGAGGGCTTTGGCGTTTTTCAGCTTCACCATCGCTCCGATCTCGCCCGCTCTGATCTCCTGGGTGTCGCTGCGGTTTTTGCCCAGCATGTAATACATGTTGCCGGCTTTGTCTTTGGCGTCCTTTTCAGGGATGTAAAATTCCATGCCGGCTTTGAGGGTGCCGGAGAAAATGCGCACATAGGCATAGTCGCCCATGTTCGGATCGGCGTAGAGCTTGAACACATAGCCCAGCAGCTCGCCGTCGGCGGTGGCGGTGAATTCGGCCGGCTCGCCGTTTTTCAGCACCTGGATGGGATTGGCTTCCTCGGGCGAGGGCAGGTAGTCGCAAACCGCGTCCAGCAAGGCCATAACGCCGGCCCCGGTGTGGGCGGAACAGGCGAAGGCCGGGCAGATGTCGCCGTTGGCCACGGCCTGTTTGAGGCCTTTGAGCAGTTGTGCGTCGCTCAGTTCCATGTTTTCCAAAAAGGTGTTGAGCAGTTCCTCGTCGGTCTCCGCCACCGCTTCCATCAGGTGCAGGCGGGCGTCGTCCACGGCACTCTGCATGTCGGCCGGGATCTCGCCTTCGCCGGCGGGACGGATGGCTTTCTGGCGGATGATGTCCACCACGCCTTCAAAGGTGTTTTCCTTGCCGATGGGCAAATGCACCGGGATCGGATTGAGGCCGGCATTTTCGTGGATGGATTCCAGGGTCTTGAAGAAATCCGCGTGTTCGTTGTCCATGCGGTTCACCACCACGATCTTGCCCACCTTTCTCTGCTCGAGCTGCTCGATCGCCAGTTCCAGGCCCACTTCGAAGCCGCTGGCGGCGTTCGCCACCAACACCGCGTTTTCCACGGCCGGAATGGCCACGATCGCGTCACCGATGAAATCGGGGGTTCCCGGGGTATCCAGGATGTTGATCTTGTGGTCCTTGTGGTTCAGCCAGCCCAGGCTCAGGCTCAGGGACATCTTTTTGGCCGTTTCTTCGGCGTCGAAGTCCATCACGGTGTTGCCTTCGTCGATCTTGCCCAGGCGGCTGGTGGTGTGGGTCAGATGGAAGATCTGTTCCGCCAGGGTGGTCTTGCCCGCGCCGCTCGCTCCCATCAGGAGGAGGTTGCGCAGCTTGGAAAGTTTGTATTCTTTCATTTGGTCCTCGTTTCTCTATTCTATCTACTTTATAAAAATAGTTATTAGCCGTTTTCGCGGACTTCATCCGCCCAGAATAAGTCAGATTTTTTCATCAGCCATAGTTGTCAAACGCTTTTTTCCGCTGAGGCTTTTCCCGATGCGGGAGCCAATTCCAAGCGGTGATGTCCGTACACGCTGTTTTCGGGCAGGCTGGCGTTGGATTATTTATTAGCAATCAGTCTGAGTTGATGATATGAGAAAGCCTGGGCGTCACTCAGGTCTCGATGAATTTCTCCCTCGATAAATTTAGCTTGACACATTTATCAAATCCGATTTATTGTTTTTCATAGAATTCAGACAAATTCTGGAGGAAAGGATGACTTGTCTAAAAGGTTTTATGCTCTGTGCGGCAATGCTCTTAGTCATTATTGGATTATCGGCACAA
Coding sequences within:
- a CDS encoding elongation factor G, whose translation is MKEYKLSKLRNLLLMGASGAGKTTLAEQIFHLTHTTSRLGKIDEGNTVMDFDAEETAKKMSLSLSLGWLNHKDHKINILDTPGTPDFIGDAIVAIPAVENAVLVANAASGFEVGLELAIEQLEQRKVGKIVVVNRMDNEHADFFKTLESIHENAGLNPIPVHLPIGKENTFEGVVDIIRQKAIRPAGEGEIPADMQSAVDDARLHLMEAVAETDEELLNTFLENMELSDAQLLKGLKQAVANGDICPAFACSAHTGAGVMALLDAVCDYLPSPEEANPIQVLKNGEPAEFTATADGELLGYVFKLYADPNMGDYAYVRIFSGTLKAGMEFYIPEKDAKDKAGNMYYMLGKNRSDTQEIRAGEIGAMVKLKNAKALNTIVALGSDMSLPVPELPTATYWQMIRAANQSDEDKIGSSLQRVIAEDPTIRFDLNLETHENVISGMGEQQLQLVLRKLKNRYKVDAMMKEPRIPYKETITAGAESQYRHKKQSGGRGQYGEVYFRIKPTERGEGFQFINAIVGGVIPSNFVPAIEKGLVETMDKGVVAGYQVVDVSVEVYYGSYHDVDSSEMAFKIASSMALKEGFKKCRPILLEPIHELTIIVPSEYMGDVMGDINTRRGRIMGMEQRGKKQYLNAQMPVAEMYFYYPALKSFTQGRGRFTQKFSHYEKVPDDIAAKVIAAWQDSEA